From Eriocheir sinensis breed Jianghai 21 unplaced genomic scaffold, ASM2467909v1 Scaffold1585, whole genome shotgun sequence:
acacgcctccaattcgtctagacgaggcagatatattaggaggtgatgccttCCCTCCCGCTGTAATCCGCCATTTTGCAATACTTATAcatttttaacggtgctatgggagccccttccccgccttaaattttccgcccgctaagtgctccagctccagcgctaagcggcccagcgccattttaagtagaaaacttaacgattctttgccgttaagtgcacttagcgatgctaagaacgtttgtgtataccgcccctgGTTCGCCGAGGCCTACGTGGCGGGTCGGTGAGGAGGGTGAATCATGGCGGTCCGTCCCCGTGAACCACCATTCGGGTGCGGGTTCGCTCGTGTCTGCGTaacagtataaatatatataaaaatagggatccggctggatttatatcaggggtgccaacccaagctgtaGTTCGtatttctcgctctcttcccttatctacttatgacatattaacctctacgggtattgtttcggctgaggagaaactggatccggtaaataaccatggccatgtacaagggattattcccaattttcccaattggcttttaactggcttctgcggtgttggtatgccggcaggtacgttacattttgaatataaatataattttcttcctcctttgatgaCCCTTAATTCACGTTTAAGAtaaatatttcagtttttttattattccatgtgtgtgtgtgtgtttgtgtgtgtgtgtgtgtgtttgtgtttgtgtgtgtgtgtgtgtagggagggcaaGGTAAGGTTTGGGGCGTATATAATCgttctgcgcgttgcctcggtgctcacctccgtcacgttGGTCCCTGAGCCAGTGGTTGGTGAGAATCCAGTACCCACAAAAGGTGACGACacaaatcaacaacaaataaataataggagcaaAAGAGTTTCATCCTCACACTACTCAGAAAAGAATATGAGCAGGTGTGGCACGATAAGCGTCCCGttgaaaaaacacaaacattggCAGCAGCGACTCTGCAGGAACGACGGGACGGGTGTTGGGGACGCCAGCACCGCCGCGCGAGTACCCGGGGCAAGACTACTGTCCAGTGTGTGCCGCGTGTGGCCTGGCGGGGGGACAcgacaggcagtgtgtgtgtgtgtgtgtgtgtgtgtgtgtgtgtgtgtgtgtgtcatctccgtGCAGGGTCGGGCGGCAGACTCACCGCCACACACCCACAGCCTCCTGCCAGACACTCACCACCATGACAGCCTGAACAAGGCCTAGCGGTGCATGCCTAAGCCTAGGTGAAGCTGATCCTACgaggggaaggtaatgatggAGTGTGTGACCGGCATGACCAAGACGCCCCCCGGCCCTTGGTATTCCTCCAGTATCACACCCGCCGCCCCCTGGGCTGCTGGACACCTTACTGAGGTGCCTTGTACTGCTGCTCAGCTTTTTACATAACCATTCCCTGCAGAAACAGTTAAATGGGTGCCtgctgttcctgttgagtgggtggtGCATGACACACGCCAGGGGTCAAGGGGGAACAAAGGTAATGCCCCCCTAAGAAGGTGGTGTGTCAGATTTGGATATTTCAAACTaactcacctggtttactcacctggtgggcttcccgACCCCACAGTCCACATGATGACGAAGGGAAGCCAGGACTCTGCTGATGCGCCAGCTCTCAATAtttaattacataaacaaaaacaaatactaatGAAAGAGCTGGATAGTCCATCATATGCAGTCAATTTGTAATGTAATTTATACGATTAGATGTAGAGCTACAGTCCATTTAATGATATTCCAAAAGTTTGTCCCCAAGatgatgagctagtgctgatttaaatagaGGTAGAGACTGGAGGGTGACCAGGGATTCAGGGAGGGAATTCCACAAAGGAATGCCTCTGACACTGAAGGACCTCTTCCTTAGTTCAAGCTGGGTCCTAACATGTGGTATTTAGTGCTGGTGGCCTCTAgtgggtagatcaggagttaGAACAAAAAGGTCTGAAGGGGAGATTGCACATTTGTTATGAAAGGTCTGCCAGTAGGGTTGACGGGGACAAAGCCCCACCCAGCAGGTGATGTTAAATTTGAATAGATCTGTTAAGTTTAGTGGTGGGGCGCTGTGCAATAACCTGCACAGTGTTGTTCTTCAGTAAGTATCAGTAGTGCAGTGCTCAGTCTTGTATAATATTGCACTCATGCCGGTGCACAAGTGCAAAATTACTAGTTACACCTGCACAGCTAAATTACCTTGATCTTGATTTATAATACACTGGGCAcccattcaggtgcataacatgcatatttgtgttggctgttgggggacgggggagccgggtgtgcaggggagggaagtgaatcaagtgtaattgttagtgttggtgtgttgtggtgacaagtgagtgtgtatttgttttctgaatgagtattgtaccgcagtctaaagtctgttgagggaggctgttccagtcacacatggtgtgtggaaagtatgagtgcttgtatgcgtcagtgttagtgtgatatgtttggtatttatgtgtgtgtgtgttatgagtacgttgactgtttgcattgtgtaagtttgtgtgtgggtcaatgtcagtgtgagtgtttgtgatcttgtgtatcagtgtaagtctgtgtgcttgtctgcgtatgtgaagagggtccatgtttatctgttgtttgatccgtgttgtgatgccagacgttcaagtgtaattgtttgtaatgaacctagctgccttggtgttgatttgttctagcctatcaatgtttctgtgtgtgtatggatcccactccgtggagcagtattccagtgttggtctcacaagtgtgtcataagctacctAGTGCTTGTGCAAGGTCCTTTCTTGGTTGCAATGCCTACCACTTgttattgtatattatttttgataAATTTTTGATATGCTTTACAAGGGtatagatattggttatcatGTCAGGCTTTGATGGGTTTGTATTCACCCTAGAAAACATGGAGTGGCAGCACACGGGGTAGTTTTTGATAAATCCCTGTGATCCACTTTGCAATGGTTATAGATATTGGTTATTACCTATCTGCAGGGAACGGGCACAGTATTTTTCGAGGGCAGTTGCTCAAACCTGAAAAAagggcaacccccccccccccccccacacacacaaaaaaaaaaaaaagcaaatcgtGAGTCGGTATGAAGGGTGGGTATTGGGCTGCGGGTGATGCAAGCAGTCCAGCCTATCATACCCAACATGCCTCACTTCACCCGGTCAACTGTATAATATGGGATTCATAGTTATCACAGCCTTCTAGGGATCCTTAACTCACTAGTTGTTATAGCAGCACATGTTATCGAAGGTtattaactatacaaaatacggtGAATATGGGGGAGTTTTACCTGCGAGGGGACGTGTGTGAAGGCGTCGCGACGGTCGCGGGGGAAGTGACTGTGACGCCGCGAGGGACGCTTCAAGTACGTTTTGGCGGGAATGAATTAACTAGCTAGATAGCTAATATTATAAGTTTTCAAATGTGagaaaatagttaaaataatTTTAGATTGATGAATACTTATATTTAAATAGGTAATTTCAGTGTAATAATGTTTTGTTGGAAGCGGAAATATCATTGGTTACTTTTGCAACAGCactaggggagggagggtaaaaatAGAAAACGGGGACTATAATAACGTCCCTGGAGGAAATAATAttaggaaaaaatacacacattcgtaacactattttTCAGAAGGGCAACATCAGCCGAGAAGGGCAAAACGGCAGTTGCTCAGACAACCTGGGCAACCTACCTGTGCACTATAAATGCCTAACAGATAGGCTATCTGTTAGGCATTTATCCCCACAATAATGTGTCCTCAAGGCTCTGTTTTGTCACAGTTGAATTTCTACATTTAAAATTATTGAAAATGACCCCATATCAAAAACCTTGGGCAAATATTGCCTCTGAAATAAATCTTAACCAGTTGATGAAGGTGAACCTTTGTGTTGCAGGATGACGGAAGACATGCCCCAGAGGAAGACGTCAGCCAGGAATCCCCGCGCGGTCAGCCTCTTGCTGGGGgtgcggcagcagcagcaaccgaTGGCAAGTCTGGAGAAGCAGGTGAGGCAGAGGTTGAGGCTGGGCAGCTCTGGTCATTGTTAGTAGGTCAGGAAAAGACAGAGGCCAAGGGAGTGagaagctctttttctttttttcctttgtccagtaaatgaagcagctcaaggggaaaaaagcccactatgcattgctcctgtaaaagtagatagaagtgagtggtctggagagagtcagttacaggtggagaggtgtcttgatattcccctcatgaaagagttcaagtcatgggcaggaggaagcacagacaaaggaagcttgtttgttccagagtgtaccagcaaaagggataaaggaatgcagacggtggtttactcctgcataagggatttgtatagcataggaatgagacagagtagaaagttgtgtgcagcttagtgtgaattttttccccttcattactaAGCGGCGTTAGATGTCCAGGCTTGAGAGACAGGAAAAGCAAGATCCCTACAATGCAGTACAGTTTATGTGGCATACCATATTGAAATTGCTACATTTGACACATTTTGTCAGTTAGATACAATCTGATTGACCGATtaggaccccaacacacacacacacacacacacacacacacacacacacacacacacacacacacacacagcaaatgaaagaggataaggaagacgtggagaaagaggtagtcaaggccttaaagaaaaatgaagaattagtgagagaagtagcggacaaaaaaagaagtgttattatttttgggatgaaagaaaagaatataacatataaaccaaaaagggataaagaggaactgaaatcggtcaaagacctgctcaagaacctaaatgatgcagaaaggcagagtatcgaggaggaagtagacgaaatttatagaatgggtccatttattgaagggaaaactAGACCAGTTAAGTTAAAGCTAAAATCACAAATGGCAGCCGAAGACATACTatatagaacaactaaactaaaagaaacggaaggatgtaaggatatatatataaagaaaaatagaaatgaagaagaaaggatgaaatggaatgaattactggcagagacaaaagcaaaaaataacgcaagatctgaggaagaaaaagaagcatttttttggagaatttcgAGGGATCGAATCAAGAAATGgttcataagggagaagagaaaggggagcgaaaactagatcagaaagatacagagaggggaataagaaTAATGTACACAAATGTAGATGGGTTGATCTCTAGTAAAATAGAGCTGCAAGATTACCTAAAAGAGAGGGATCCCATGATAGTTTGCCTAACTGAATCTAAACTAAAGGAAAACATCCaaattgagttagatggaagatacagtgtgtggaggaaggatagaatgggcaaaggcagaggaggagtggtgataatgataaagaaagagttattagtaaaaacAATTGAATATGGAGTGGGAAAAGCAGAGATAATGAGTGTAAGCTTGGAAATCAGGAATAGAGAATGGATGATGATTGCAGTAGCATATGTACCACCAACaactacatcatggagtaaagaagattatgaaaacatgattgatgacaccatacagagtttgaggagattgcttaaggcaaacaaaggagtaatactTGTTGgagatttcaattgcaaagaggttgactgggagaggttcgagagcaatggtagtgatgtggcatgggggaatagattcttgaatttaatgatggaaaatttgatttggggaggcggtggctgagtcgtcaaagtaacggcctcgtgttcaggaggacgcgagttcaatccgcccggtgccaccaagctgggatttttcagccgccgagtggcttaaaactacccacatgctgtccagaagaccacctatcaacccggactctagattctaggatcaaagatgagctctgggagggcagcatgagccaatgcaagatggcgccactataaacactcgcctgcgccagaacgggctgggccaaccatcaggacctactggagagaagccttggaccgaccatcaggatccaccgggaagaagcctaccggcgcaataggctgcaatgtaaaaaaaaaaaaaaaaaaaaaaaaaaaaaggggtgaaggaaagcactagatatagaagagacgatgaaccggcaagactggatttggtgttgacaagagaGATTCATgtgaaggatgaattgaggtatgattgccccctgggaaaaagtgatcacatgctcatagagatggaaatggaggaggaaggaagggaacgagacgagacttatagaagcaatagattaaactataggaaagcaggggtggaaaacctcaagaagttttttggtgaaatggattggaaagagttaatgagtacaagcgaagTTCAAGGATAATATGATATTTTCTTGAGGGCGTACAACACAGGTGTCATGAAGTtcgtaccaaaatacagaccgagggagagggctaaaaaggactggtttaatgcaagatgtgcaaaggcaaaagaaaagagagacaaagcgtggtcaagattaaaaagaaacagaaatcaaagaaacaaagaagactttaaggcaacgagaaatgaatacgtgaaagtgagaaaggaagaagagaaacgatacgaaaaggatattgtggaaaagtgtaaagaacaacctaaattattttatagatttataaatggaaaaattaaatcaagagaaacaattgaaagactgactgaagagaatgtagagattgaggatcccaaaggcatggcggaattatttaacaaaaaattccagcaagtgtttaccaaagaatcattatttaatgaaccacaagaaaacaacttagatgtatatatggaagaggtcaaaatagataaagaggagataaaaaaactattgggggaattggaagaagggaaggccgtgggaccggatggagtttcaggttttatacttaaagaatgcagaaatgagctagttggcccgatatatgacatcattaggtgctcaattaaaacgggcacagtgcctagggagtggaagagggcagaagtggtacctatatacaaaagtggaaaaaaggaagaacccctaaattacagaccggtgtctctgaccagtgtagtatgcaaaatatgtgggaaatgaataaaagtacaatggatgagatttctagaagaacataatctaatcacaaacaatcaatatgggtttaggaaaggccgctcatgtgcgacaaacttgctgagcttttactcaagagtgacggacaaattacaggaaagggacggatgggtggattgcatttacctagacttaatgaaggcatttgacaaagttccacattcaagactgctgtggaaactagaaaataaaggaggagtgagagggaaaatgaagtgctggatggaaagctacctaagaggaagagagatgagaaccgtggttaaggacactagatcggaatggagagcggtggaaagtggagtgccccaggggttggttttagcaccagtactcttcctagtctatattaatgatatgccagagggaataaacagctacatgagcctgtttgcagatgatgctaaactgcaaagtcagataagaaacagtgaagactgcaaggagctgcaagaggacctagacaagatttggaaatggagtcagaaatgggagatgaaattcaacgtgaggaaatgtcatgttatggaaatgggaaaaagtgcagaaagaccaaaatggacatataaaatgggagatggtgaaatattaaagaaagtaaatgaagagagagacctgggagtaataatgcaagattatatgcaaccaggaagtcatataaatcggatctttggtgatacatataacatggtgagaaatataggcatagcattccactacatggacaaagaaatgatgaaaaaattaataactactatgatcagacctaaactagaatacacggaaacagtgtggtctccacatatgaagaaacacatagtaaaactagaaagaatacagaggatggcaacaaaaatggttccagaactggagggactgacatatgaagagagactaaaggaaatggacttgccaacactagaacaaagaagagaaagaggagacctaatacaaatatataggctattgagtaaaatggaagaagtggataacgagaaattgctactaagagaggaaccttccagcaggaatactagaggacatagtaaaaagttgaggaagggaagatgttcaAGAGacgtaaagaaatatagcttcccacaaagaaatatagaggtttggaatagattaagtgaagaaatagtatcggcgaagagtgtgcaaagtttcaaggaaaagttggataattatagatatggagacgggaccacacgagcgtaagcccaggccctgtagaactacaactaggtaaatacacacacacacacctatgcacaAACCTCAGCATATGATCAGAGGAGGCTAGACTGAACCTGTTGTGCCGTTTGAACCCTAAGCACGACTATTTTCTCTTCTAGTATGGTCCTGAGTTAGTTATGGTGTTGTGTCTGCTGGTTATGACTCGGCAGTGGGGGATGAAAAGGCAAGTCctgctctctcagtctctctctctcttggcctaaAGCCTtactaaagtctgttcacttatgtcagacccaagctgacaacataaacctaagtgtgtttgcaagctgagtgctgactggctgctgctatggcttccaagtttttttaacctctgtttgtgtttatctcacgcagcactgtctgctaatctgcactgtgcttatgaccacgcttaggtttatgttgtcagcttgggtcagaattAAGTGAGCAGACTATAGTTGTGATATATAGGAATTGAGCTACACTTGTGGGCTCTTGTGTATGTCCGTTAGGgtggaggttgtatgtgtgtgtgtatttacctagtaatATACAGGATGCTTTACACTGGTCCTGTCTCCAAATGTCAGTTTATCAAGTTTAGCTTTAAGTTCATGAATATTTTTAGCTTGAGctcaattttctctattttccaggTCATTCTAAGTCacaatgtatctgtgtgtgtgtgtgtgtctgtctctgcttgCTTGTCTGGTTTTTGTTTGCATTTACTTAGTCATAGTATAGAGGATTTTAACTTAGCTTGTGTTGACCTGCCTCTATTTCTGCTTTCATACAACTGTACTTACTTtcataaattcatggatgttctCAGCTCTGTCTCCTCATCCAGACACTTGCCAGTGTGAATCACTCCAGCAGGGAAGTCAAAcctcataataatgatgatactactactactactactactactactactactactaataataataataataataataaaagatggtatatatattttattttactcaacTATATCACAAACTTCCCATTATGAACCACTCTTAACAGGGAAGCCAaacacaatagtaataataataataataataataataataataataataataatacagtataTTTATTATACTTTATTTCACTGTCTGGTGTTTCAGGGTGagatggaggtgtggccaggcctgtacacacacctcacctcccagctgatggccctggtgtggggcaaggtggtgctggtgctggaggtgtggccaggcctgtacgcacacctcacctcccagctgatggccctggtgtggggcaaggtggtgctggtgctggaggtgtggccaggcctgtacacacacctcacctcccagctgatggccctggtgcagggcaaggtggtgctggtgctggaggtgtggccaggcctgtacacacacctcacctcccagctgatggccctggggcagggcaaggtggtgctgatgctggaggtgtggccaggcctgtacgcacacctcacctcccagctgatggccctggcgtggggcaaggtggtgctggtgctggaggtgtggccaggcctgtacacacacctcacctcccagctgatggccctggcgcggggcaaggtggtgctggtgctggaggtgtggccaggcctgtacgcacacctcacctcccagctgatggccctggcgctggacaaggtggtgctggtgctggaggtgtggccaggcctgtacgcacacctcacctcccagctgatggccctggcgtggggcaaggtggtgctggtgctggaggtgaccAGTCTGACCTCACCCAAACATTGTGGCAGGAGCTAAGcaccacacatccacacactggTATGCATTCTACCTCCCTATACCTAAAAATATTGCACAGAAATCTAAAAAAATAGCTCAGACAATTATTATTACATAGCAGGATgatagtaatattgataataataatagtagtagtagtagtagtagtaataataataataataataataataataataataataataataataataataatagtaatggtaataagcAATCCCTGTTGTGTGTGCAGGGTGGGTACTGCCTGCCGTCCAGGCCAAGAGTGCCGCCCACACCCTCAGTGCCTTGCTGGGCCACCACTGCCCCCCTGCTGGACCCCCCTGCAGCCATCACCAAGGTACCTGatagctgtctgtctatctatctatctctgtatctgtctgtctatatctttctctATCAGTCTGTCCATCTTTatgcctatctttctatctctgcttatatctgtctttatctacctatctatctcagtctgtctatatccatctatctatctctctgtctgccttaTCTCTGATGCatgatttattgtttttttttgttttaatattgtttttgtcccttccttttttattattattattctccttactttac
This genomic window contains:
- the LOC126990359 gene encoding uncharacterized protein LOC126990359 produces the protein MTEDMPQRKTSARNPRAVSLLLGVRQQQQPMASLEKQGEMEVWPGLYTHLTSQLMALVWGKVVLVLEVWPGLYAHLTSQLMALVWGKVVLVLEVWPGLYTHLTSQLMALVQGKVVLVLEVWPGLYTHLTSQLMALGQGKVVLMLEVWPGLYAHLTSQLMALAWGKVVLVLEVWPGLYTHLTSQLMALARGKVVLVLEVWPGLYAHLTSQLMGGYCLPSRPRVPPTPSVPCWATTAPLLDPPAAITKEMRGEADPSTFTLSLSFQGLSGMGDAEALTQVVLPVAYQFNPQLVLVTVSLDVGCRVSPDCFEHMMALLSGLAKGRMVLALEGGFSLNTISYCMTLCAKALLGDPLPPLEPQLVPNKSAVQTISDVIRTHSRYWPALCFKSLWCLTLGKVTFFTALTLLLASLEQSQGEVVYI